One region of Minwuia thermotolerans genomic DNA includes:
- a CDS encoding multidrug effflux MFS transporter yields the protein MSKSANGGTGPGRTEFVTMMALLTSMVALSIDTVLPALPVMGRDLGVADVTDNQLIVTVLFAGLGLGQLIYGPLSDSIGRKPAIYIGIAIFLAGCLASLFAPDFETMLVGRALQGLGAASARIVTIAVVRDRFAGRGMAQVMSFIMAVFILVPILAPMVGQGILFAGDWHLIFVFFIGLAGIAVTWFGLRQFETLPPARRARFSLSNIARGFRTAATNRITLGYTIATGFTFGPFLAYLSSAQQIFQYQYGTGDAFALYFAGGAASLGVASFLNGRIVMRYGMRRLVRISQTASAATSFVMAAIALAMGVEPSLFWLMVYFMAIFFAVGMVFGNLNALAMEPMGAIAGIASAFVGFVPTALAVPQGILIGSQLDGSVIPLMIGFGICTSVSLGVGLWADRDHPPGPIGEAGAA from the coding sequence ATGAGCAAGTCGGCAAATGGCGGGACGGGACCGGGACGGACGGAGTTCGTGACGATGATGGCGCTGCTCACCTCCATGGTGGCGCTGTCGATCGACACGGTGCTGCCGGCATTGCCGGTCATGGGGCGCGATCTCGGCGTCGCCGACGTCACCGACAACCAGCTCATCGTCACCGTGCTGTTCGCCGGCCTGGGGCTGGGACAGCTGATCTACGGCCCGTTGTCGGACAGCATCGGCCGCAAGCCGGCCATCTACATCGGCATCGCCATCTTCCTGGCCGGCTGCCTCGCCTCCCTGTTCGCGCCGGATTTCGAAACCATGCTTGTGGGCCGCGCGCTTCAGGGTCTGGGGGCCGCGTCGGCGCGGATCGTCACCATCGCCGTGGTCCGCGACCGCTTCGCCGGCCGCGGCATGGCCCAGGTCATGAGCTTCATCATGGCGGTCTTCATCCTGGTGCCGATCCTGGCGCCCATGGTGGGGCAGGGAATCCTGTTCGCCGGCGACTGGCACCTGATTTTCGTCTTCTTCATCGGCCTGGCCGGCATCGCGGTGACGTGGTTCGGCCTGCGCCAGTTCGAAACCCTGCCGCCGGCGCGCCGGGCGCGGTTCTCTCTCTCCAACATCGCGCGCGGCTTCCGCACCGCCGCGACCAACCGGATCACGCTGGGCTACACCATCGCCACGGGCTTCACCTTCGGGCCGTTCCTCGCCTATCTCAGCTCGGCGCAGCAGATCTTCCAGTACCAGTACGGCACAGGTGACGCCTTCGCGCTGTACTTCGCCGGCGGCGCGGCGTCGCTGGGCGTCGCCTCCTTTCTCAACGGGCGGATCGTGATGCGCTATGGCATGCGCCGTCTGGTGCGCATTTCCCAGACCGCGTCCGCGGCAACATCCTTCGTCATGGCCGCCATCGCGCTGGCGATGGGCGTCGAGCCGAGTCTGTTCTGGCTGATGGTCTATTTCATGGCGATCTTCTTCGCCGTCGGGATGGTCTTCGGCAATCTGAACGCGCTCGCCATGGAACCCATGGGCGCCATCGCGGGCATCGCCTCGGCCTTCGTCGGCTTCGTGCCGACCGCGCTCGCCGTGCCCCAGGGCATCCTGATCGGCAGCCAGCTGGACGGCAGCGTCATTCCGCTGATGATCGGCTTCGGCATCTGCACGTCGGTATCGCTCGGCGTCGGCCTGTGGGCGGACCGGGACCATCCGCCCGGACCCATCGGGGAAGCCGGCGCGGCTTGA
- a CDS encoding acyl-CoA carboxylase subunit beta has translation MTDEAAHQRLEEIAAKRLSVSDAGRPEAVGKQHGRGRMTVRERIAALLDPDSFREIGGLVEPARDTELTSTLNAPADGIVTGWGRIEGRPVYLLGDDFTVLGGSVGVVGAEKTHRIMDMAEKNGHPLIWLLEGAGHRIQDGLDSRHFASAGTTFWHLARLSGWVPIVTAVLGPGYAGPTNMASFADFRVMWRGHSQMGIGGPALVRAATGEEIETEALGGAGVQADRQGLADMAPETEEDCFRAMRRYLSYLPSNSGQRPPVAAPDDPIGRREEALADIVPESSRRAYDMRRILELVFDRDSVFETKPSHARNMVTAFARIGGHPVAVVANNPMFLAGMLDSKAAEKAARHIAIADAFGLPLIYFVDMPGIFVGSGAEATTLGLRSAKMLYELGVASVPRYSVMVRKGYGAGYYAMNGGRGFHADGCWVWPTSELCAMSIETALNVAYRRDWQNAPDPAARKAELEADIRRNLTALRAVEHFGVDDVIDPRDTRRVLAEAIAMAAPRPHDSGPPKKRAISPI, from the coding sequence ATGACCGATGAAGCGGCGCACCAGCGCCTGGAGGAAATCGCGGCCAAGCGGCTCAGCGTCTCCGACGCGGGCCGGCCAGAGGCGGTCGGAAAGCAGCACGGCCGCGGACGGATGACGGTGCGCGAGCGGATCGCCGCGCTGCTCGACCCCGACAGTTTCCGGGAGATCGGCGGCCTGGTGGAGCCGGCGCGCGATACCGAACTGACCAGCACGCTGAATGCGCCCGCCGACGGCATCGTCACCGGCTGGGGCAGGATCGAGGGGCGGCCGGTCTATCTGCTGGGCGACGACTTTACCGTCCTCGGCGGTTCCGTCGGCGTCGTCGGGGCCGAGAAGACGCACCGCATCATGGACATGGCCGAGAAGAACGGCCATCCGCTGATCTGGCTGCTGGAAGGGGCGGGCCACCGTATCCAGGACGGGCTGGACAGCCGCCACTTCGCTTCCGCCGGCACGACCTTCTGGCACCTGGCGCGGCTCTCGGGCTGGGTACCGATCGTCACCGCGGTCCTCGGCCCGGGCTATGCCGGACCGACCAATATGGCCTCCTTCGCCGACTTCCGCGTCATGTGGCGCGGGCATTCGCAAATGGGCATCGGCGGGCCGGCGCTGGTCCGCGCCGCCACGGGCGAGGAGATCGAGACCGAGGCGCTGGGCGGCGCCGGGGTGCAGGCCGACCGTCAGGGGCTCGCCGACATGGCGCCGGAGACGGAGGAGGACTGTTTCCGGGCGATGCGCCGCTATCTCTCCTACCTGCCGTCCAATTCGGGCCAGCGGCCGCCGGTCGCGGCGCCGGACGACCCAATCGGCCGCCGGGAAGAGGCGCTGGCGGATATCGTGCCGGAGAGCTCGCGGCGCGCCTACGACATGCGCCGCATCCTCGAACTGGTCTTCGACCGGGACAGCGTCTTCGAGACCAAGCCGAGCCATGCGCGCAACATGGTCACCGCTTTCGCCCGGATCGGCGGCCATCCGGTCGCGGTCGTCGCCAACAACCCGATGTTCCTGGCCGGCATGCTGGATTCGAAGGCCGCCGAGAAGGCCGCGCGCCACATCGCCATCGCCGACGCCTTCGGCCTGCCGCTGATCTACTTCGTCGACATGCCGGGGATCTTCGTCGGCTCGGGCGCGGAAGCGACGACGCTGGGCCTGCGCTCGGCCAAGATGCTCTACGAACTGGGCGTGGCCAGCGTGCCGCGCTACTCGGTGATGGTCCGCAAGGGCTATGGCGCGGGCTACTACGCCATGAACGGCGGCCGCGGCTTCCACGCCGACGGCTGCTGGGTCTGGCCGACCTCCGAGCTCTGCGCCATGTCGATCGAGACGGCGCTGAACGTCGCCTACCGCCGCGACTGGCAGAACGCGCCCGATCCCGCGGCGCGCAAGGCCGAGCTGGAGGCCGACATCCGCAGGAACCTGACGGCGCTCCGGGCGGTCGAGCATTTCGGCGTCGACGACGTCATCGACCCGCGCGACACGCGCCGCGTGCTGGCCGAGGCCATCGCCATGGCCGCCCCGCGCCCGCACGATTCCGGTCCGCCCAAGAAGCGCGCGATCAGCCCGATCTGA
- a CDS encoding phytanoyl-CoA dioxygenase family protein produces MLMEDVLKHPATVLSKAQREQFFEDGCAVIEGAVDAARLKRLQGAMDEMVDLSREVAEDDGRFILEEGHSPDDPRLRRLVSPVTHHPEFWAFASESVSADIAADVCGPDVKFYHAKLNFKWPRGGHKFDWHQDVPAWPHTDYSPMTVGIYLEDCGEPQGPLLAIRGSHKPPMHSMYDRDGNWVLRIPEEDLYEGWRDDVVSLTGPAGSAVLINCRVIHGSQANRSDRMRPMLLNVYSSADSMPYVTNPIPSPYEGAIVRGKPARFSCHDPRGCELPPDWSAGYVGPWKHQTGAEAG; encoded by the coding sequence ATGTTGATGGAAGACGTGCTGAAGCATCCCGCGACGGTGCTGAGCAAGGCACAGCGGGAACAGTTCTTCGAGGACGGCTGCGCCGTGATCGAGGGCGCGGTCGACGCCGCCCGGCTGAAGCGTCTGCAGGGTGCGATGGACGAGATGGTCGATCTCAGCCGCGAGGTCGCGGAGGATGACGGCCGCTTCATCCTGGAGGAGGGGCATTCGCCCGACGACCCGCGGCTCAGGCGGCTGGTCAGCCCGGTCACGCACCATCCCGAGTTCTGGGCCTTCGCCAGCGAGTCGGTCTCGGCCGACATCGCAGCGGACGTCTGCGGGCCGGACGTGAAATTCTATCACGCCAAGCTCAACTTCAAATGGCCCAGGGGCGGCCACAAGTTCGACTGGCACCAGGACGTACCGGCCTGGCCGCATACCGACTACAGCCCCATGACCGTCGGCATCTACCTGGAGGACTGCGGCGAGCCGCAGGGGCCGCTGCTGGCGATCCGCGGCAGCCACAAGCCGCCCATGCACTCGATGTACGACCGCGACGGCAACTGGGTGCTGCGCATTCCCGAGGAGGACCTGTACGAGGGCTGGCGGGACGACGTGGTCAGCCTCACCGGGCCGGCGGGCTCGGCGGTGCTGATCAACTGCCGCGTCATTCACGGCAGCCAGGCCAACCGTTCCGACCGCATGCGGCCGATGCTGCTCAACGTCTACAGCTCCGCCGATTCCATGCCCTATGTGACCAATCCGATCCCCAGCCCCTACGAGGGCGCCATCGTGCGCGGCAAGCCGGCCCGTTTCTCCTGCCACGATCCGCGTGGCTGCGAACTGCCGCCGGACTGGTCGGCGGGCTATGTCGGGCCCTGGAAACACCAGACGGGCGCAGAGGCCGGCTGA
- a CDS encoding class I SAM-dependent methyltransferase, producing MNAINAEQIEYWNGPNGAKWVRNQARMDATLAPFSNHVLAAARPGAGETVLDIGCGCGGTAIDIAATGARVIGVDVSRPMLEHARTRPGAAAVDFVEADAAAHDFGDAAFDLVFSRFGVMFFRDADAAFANIGRATKPGGRLALACWRALSENPWMLKPVIVAKAFIELPPRPGPEEPGPMSFADPDRVKRILTAGGFTDIELEPVDRMLRLGVDADEAVVSALEIGPVGGAAREAGPEAVERMKPALRAMLAEHQTDEGVKLPGAIWCITARKG from the coding sequence GTGAACGCGATCAACGCCGAGCAGATCGAATACTGGAACGGGCCGAACGGCGCCAAATGGGTGCGCAACCAGGCGCGCATGGACGCGACCCTGGCGCCCTTCAGCAATCACGTGCTGGCGGCGGCCCGCCCGGGGGCGGGCGAGACGGTGCTCGACATCGGCTGCGGCTGCGGCGGCACGGCCATCGACATCGCGGCGACGGGCGCAAGGGTGATCGGTGTCGATGTCTCCCGGCCCATGCTGGAACACGCCCGTACCCGGCCGGGCGCCGCGGCGGTCGATTTCGTCGAGGCCGATGCGGCGGCCCATGATTTCGGCGACGCCGCCTTCGACCTCGTCTTCTCGCGCTTCGGCGTGATGTTCTTCCGCGACGCCGATGCCGCCTTCGCCAATATCGGCCGCGCGACGAAACCGGGCGGACGGCTGGCGCTGGCCTGCTGGCGCGCGCTGTCCGAGAACCCGTGGATGCTGAAGCCGGTCATCGTCGCCAAGGCGTTCATCGAACTGCCGCCACGCCCCGGACCGGAGGAGCCGGGCCCGATGTCCTTCGCCGATCCCGACCGGGTGAAGCGCATCCTGACGGCCGGCGGTTTCACCGACATCGAACTGGAGCCCGTCGACCGAATGCTGCGCCTGGGCGTCGACGCCGACGAGGCGGTTGTCTCAGCGCTGGAGATCGGTCCCGTGGGTGGCGCGGCGCGCGAAGCCGGACCCGAGGCGGTCGAGCGCATGAAGCCGGCGCTGCGCGCCATGCTGGCGGAACATCAGACCGACGAGGGCGTGAAGCTGCCCGGCGCGATCTGGTGCATCACCGCTCGCAAGGGCTGA
- a CDS encoding ABC transporter substrate-binding protein, producing the protein MTVIRIQFTLFSAFYSPLISTFTGGFLQEEGLEPDWSVAKPGVSAIEALERGEADVIQSALSQGFGPLQKGETPSAVHFAQVNEMDGFFITGREADPDFDWKKLEGAEVVMFGGGQPQVMFKYACHRAGIDFDRIKAITPGGADAIDRAYREGQGQYVQQQGPYPQQLEADGVGRVVAQVGPKVGRCGFSSLAAKREWLETDMARAFMRAYAKTRRYMNEASAAEIARAEKPHFPDITEAALTDCIAAYQRLGCWTPHVEITRDAFEATLDIYQQSGGLTERFAYEQVCAEPPAIG; encoded by the coding sequence ATGACCGTCATCCGCATCCAGTTCACGCTGTTCTCGGCGTTCTATTCGCCGCTGATCTCCACCTTCACGGGCGGCTTCCTGCAGGAGGAAGGGCTGGAGCCGGACTGGTCGGTGGCGAAGCCGGGCGTCTCGGCGATCGAGGCGCTGGAGCGCGGCGAGGCGGACGTCATCCAGTCGGCGCTCAGCCAGGGCTTCGGGCCGCTGCAGAAAGGCGAGACGCCGAGCGCGGTCCACTTCGCCCAGGTCAACGAGATGGATGGCTTCTTCATCACCGGGCGCGAGGCCGATCCGGACTTCGACTGGAAGAAGCTGGAGGGGGCGGAGGTCGTCATGTTCGGCGGCGGCCAGCCGCAGGTGATGTTCAAATACGCCTGCCACCGCGCCGGCATCGACTTCGACAGGATCAAGGCGATCACCCCCGGCGGCGCCGATGCCATCGACCGCGCCTACCGGGAAGGGCAGGGCCAGTACGTGCAGCAGCAGGGTCCCTATCCGCAGCAACTCGAGGCCGACGGCGTCGGCCGCGTCGTCGCGCAGGTCGGCCCGAAGGTCGGCCGCTGCGGCTTTTCCAGCTTGGCGGCGAAGCGCGAATGGCTCGAGACCGACATGGCGCGCGCCTTCATGCGGGCCTATGCGAAGACGCGGCGCTATATGAACGAGGCCTCGGCCGCGGAGATCGCGCGCGCCGAGAAGCCGCATTTCCCGGACATTACCGAGGCGGCGCTGACCGATTGTATCGCAGCCTACCAGCGGCTCGGCTGCTGGACGCCGCATGTGGAGATCACGCGGGACGCCTTCGAGGCGACCCTGGACATCTATCAGCAGTCGGGCGGACTGACCGAACGCTTTGCCTACGAGCAGGTCTGCGCGGAGCCGCCGGCGATCGGGTAG
- a CDS encoding TauD/TfdA dioxygenase family protein encodes MTEFETEPLHDDFGARITGVDLTPPLAPETVEAIREAIDEHSLLIFPDQGLDDGAQLAFTGLLGEPEPNHVILGQTGRREYFGTIGNIDAEGRQMGNDHRHVRFLTGNNMWHSDSSFREVPSFVSIMSVHEVPEEGGETLYVSARAAYDRLSEAERDEIDPLVTIHDYVFSRSRVGPDAVTPSHAASLPPVRQRLVRANPRTGRRNYYVGSHAKTIEGWEDARSRDLLDDLLARATRPEHVYTLRWWPGDLVIWDNRCLLHRGVGYDADRYRRLMRQTRVAGRCNTLAE; translated from the coding sequence ATGACCGAGTTCGAAACCGAACCCCTGCACGACGATTTCGGCGCGCGGATCACCGGCGTCGACCTGACTCCGCCGCTGGCGCCGGAGACGGTCGAGGCAATCCGCGAAGCGATCGACGAGCATTCGCTGCTGATCTTCCCCGATCAGGGTCTCGACGACGGGGCGCAACTCGCCTTTACCGGCCTGCTGGGCGAGCCGGAGCCGAACCACGTGATCCTCGGCCAGACCGGCCGCCGGGAATATTTCGGCACCATCGGCAACATCGACGCCGAAGGTCGGCAGATGGGCAACGACCACAGGCATGTCCGGTTCCTGACCGGCAACAACATGTGGCACAGCGACTCCTCGTTTCGCGAAGTGCCGTCCTTCGTCTCCATCATGTCGGTCCACGAGGTGCCCGAGGAGGGCGGCGAGACGCTCTATGTCAGCGCCCGCGCGGCCTATGACCGCCTCTCCGAGGCGGAGCGCGACGAGATCGACCCGCTGGTGACGATCCACGACTACGTCTTTTCCCGCTCCAGGGTCGGCCCGGACGCGGTCACGCCCTCCCACGCCGCCAGTCTGCCGCCGGTCCGCCAGCGGCTGGTGCGCGCCAACCCGCGGACGGGGCGGAGGAACTATTATGTCGGCTCCCATGCAAAGACCATCGAAGGCTGGGAGGACGCGCGGAGCCGCGACCTGCTGGACGACCTGCTGGCGCGCGCGACGCGGCCGGAGCACGTCTACACCCTGCGCTGGTGGCCGGGCGACCTGGTGATCTGGGACAACCGCTGCCTGCTGCACCGGGGCGTCGGCTATGACGCCGACCGTTACCGCCGGCTGATGCGCCAGACCCGCGTCGCCGGAAGGTGCAACACACTGGCGGAGTAG
- a CDS encoding class II aldolase/adducin family protein, whose translation MSANVARHPSARPDGITAEEWQARLDLAACYRLVHMFGMDDLIYTHISARVPGPEEHFLINGFGLLYEEITASNLVKVDLDGNVVSESEYGINPAGYVIHSCIHRERPGVGCVLHTHTVAGTGVSAQEGGLLPLSQTSMLFTGNVAYHDYEGIALREEEQERLVADLGEKNVMILRNHGLLTVGETVAEAFLYMHYMEQACRMQIAAQAGGKLVTPPKQVQEYVRQAAMGGFGAGVGQREFAALIRRLDRQDTSWRE comes from the coding sequence ATGTCAGCGAACGTGGCCCGTCATCCCAGCGCCCGTCCCGACGGCATCACCGCCGAGGAATGGCAGGCGCGTCTCGACCTCGCCGCCTGCTACCGGCTGGTGCACATGTTCGGCATGGACGACCTGATCTACACCCACATCTCCGCCCGCGTGCCAGGACCGGAAGAGCACTTCCTGATCAACGGCTTCGGCCTGCTCTACGAGGAAATCACGGCCTCGAACCTGGTCAAGGTCGACCTGGACGGCAACGTGGTCTCGGAGAGCGAATACGGCATCAACCCCGCCGGCTACGTCATCCACAGCTGCATCCATCGCGAACGCCCGGGCGTCGGCTGCGTGCTGCACACCCACACCGTCGCCGGCACAGGCGTCTCGGCGCAGGAAGGCGGTCTGCTGCCGCTCAGCCAGACGTCCATGCTGTTCACCGGCAACGTCGCCTATCACGACTACGAAGGCATCGCGCTGCGCGAGGAGGAACAGGAGCGGCTGGTGGCCGACCTGGGCGAGAAGAACGTCATGATCCTGCGCAATCACGGTCTGCTGACCGTGGGCGAGACCGTGGCCGAGGCGTTCCTGTACATGCACTACATGGAACAGGCCTGCCGCATGCAGATCGCCGCCCAGGCCGGCGGCAAGCTGGTGACCCCGCCGAAGCAGGTGCAGGAATATGTCCGCCAAGCCGCCATGGGCGGCTTCGGCGCCGGCGTCGGCCAGCGCGAGTTCGCCGCCCTCATCCGCCGCCTCGACCGCCAGGACACGAGCTGGCGGGAATAG
- a CDS encoding iron-containing alcohol dehydrogenase, which produces MAIITYVNQCHIEHGAIDMLADSLAQLGMRRPLICTDRGLVDLGMADELRRRIPNDVQATLYDGTPENPTERAVKDALRLFRENDCDGIVALGGGSSMDLAKGVALLATHDEPLAGYNAATGGGAKIGPCAPMIVIPTTAGTGSEVSRGAVIITEDGRKLVFGSPHMLPKIALCDPDLTLGLPARLTAATGMDAVTHLMEAVMSPVENPPAEAIGLDGLWRAVGQGNLIRATENGRDRAARKEMMIAAAEGALAFQKGLGAVHAMSHAIGRIAALNLHHGTLNAVCLPACLRYNDEVLGDKRDRLRHAMGLKAGEPLDRAVEALNAKLGLPANLSEMGVTEAMMPGLIEHALADPTTPTNARPVDAAGFEALYRDAMGI; this is translated from the coding sequence ATGGCCATCATCACCTACGTCAACCAGTGCCATATCGAGCATGGCGCCATCGACATGCTGGCCGACAGCCTGGCGCAACTCGGGATGCGCCGGCCGCTGATCTGCACAGACCGGGGGCTGGTTGATCTCGGCATGGCCGACGAACTGCGCCGCCGCATCCCCAACGACGTGCAGGCGACGCTCTATGACGGCACGCCCGAAAATCCGACCGAGCGGGCGGTGAAGGACGCGCTCCGGCTGTTCCGCGAAAACGACTGCGACGGCATCGTGGCGCTGGGCGGCGGATCGTCCATGGACCTGGCCAAGGGCGTGGCCCTGCTGGCCACCCATGACGAGCCCCTGGCCGGGTACAACGCCGCCACCGGCGGCGGCGCGAAGATCGGCCCCTGCGCGCCGATGATCGTGATCCCGACCACCGCCGGGACCGGCTCCGAGGTCAGCCGCGGCGCGGTGATCATCACCGAGGACGGACGCAAGCTGGTCTTCGGCAGCCCGCACATGCTGCCGAAGATCGCGCTCTGCGACCCGGATCTGACGCTCGGCCTGCCGGCGCGGCTGACAGCGGCGACCGGCATGGACGCGGTCACCCATCTGATGGAGGCGGTGATGAGCCCGGTCGAGAACCCGCCCGCCGAGGCCATCGGCCTGGACGGGCTGTGGCGGGCCGTGGGCCAGGGCAATCTGATCCGCGCGACGGAGAACGGCCGGGACAGGGCGGCGCGCAAGGAGATGATGATCGCCGCCGCCGAAGGCGCGCTGGCCTTCCAGAAGGGCCTCGGCGCGGTCCACGCCATGAGCCACGCCATCGGCCGCATCGCCGCGCTCAACCTGCACCACGGCACGCTGAACGCCGTCTGCCTGCCGGCCTGCCTGCGCTACAACGACGAGGTGCTGGGGGACAAACGCGACAGGCTGCGCCACGCCATGGGCCTGAAGGCGGGCGAGCCGCTGGACCGGGCCGTCGAGGCGCTGAACGCGAAGCTCGGCCTGCCCGCGAACCTCTCGGAGATGGGCGTCACCGAGGCCATGATGCCCGGCCTGATCGAACACGCCCTGGCCGACCCCACCACGCCGACCAACGCGCGGCCGGTCGACGCCGCCGGCTTCGAGGCGCTTTACCGCGACGCAATGGGCATCTAG
- a CDS encoding MFS transporter, translating to MKALWGLALGNFAVGTGALVVAGVLPDIARDLGVPDARSGHLISLYAIAYALGAPLLGSLTGGFDRRRLLVGAAALIAVANIVAALAASFDLLLFARIASALGAAIFSPIGAAVASTLVPPERVARALSLVFGGFVVATVLGVPLGTWLGGNFGWPVTFWFVAALAAGATISALVTVPKGLKARGAGFRPLFAVLKNHRMVLALSVGVGHMACQFIPYTFIALILSQRSNADTNDITVVLLLFGLFSFIGNIVGGRITDRFGTTVTILGGLFTLPVIFAAFDLLDTGVIAACIMLSVWGAAGFSFAVAQQARLVGLAPEQSSTALSLHASSMYLGQALGALVGAQVLRGMDLYALQWFALAGALLTLTLFLISRRQWRGR from the coding sequence ATGAAAGCTCTCTGGGGGCTGGCGCTGGGCAATTTCGCGGTCGGCACCGGGGCGCTGGTCGTGGCCGGCGTGCTGCCCGACATCGCCCGCGACCTGGGCGTCCCGGACGCCCGCTCCGGCCATCTCATCTCGCTCTACGCCATCGCCTATGCGCTGGGCGCGCCGCTGCTCGGCTCCCTGACCGGCGGGTTCGACCGCCGGCGGCTGCTGGTCGGCGCGGCGGCGCTGATCGCCGTCGCCAACATTGTGGCTGCGCTGGCGGCGAGCTTCGATCTGTTGCTGTTCGCGCGCATCGCCTCGGCGCTGGGCGCGGCGATCTTCTCGCCGATCGGCGCCGCGGTGGCCAGCACGCTGGTCCCGCCCGAACGCGTCGCCCGCGCGCTCTCGCTGGTCTTCGGCGGGTTCGTCGTCGCCACGGTCCTCGGCGTGCCGCTGGGCACCTGGCTGGGCGGCAATTTCGGCTGGCCCGTGACCTTCTGGTTCGTGGCCGCGCTGGCCGCCGGGGCCACGATCTCGGCCCTGGTCACGGTGCCGAAGGGTCTCAAGGCGCGGGGCGCGGGCTTCCGGCCGCTGTTCGCCGTGCTGAAAAACCACCGGATGGTGCTGGCGCTGTCGGTCGGTGTCGGCCACATGGCCTGCCAGTTCATCCCCTATACCTTCATCGCCCTGATCCTGAGCCAGCGCTCGAACGCGGACACCAACGACATCACGGTCGTGCTGCTGCTGTTCGGCCTGTTCAGCTTCATCGGCAATATCGTCGGCGGGCGGATCACCGACCGCTTCGGCACGACCGTCACGATTCTGGGCGGGCTCTTCACCCTGCCCGTCATCTTCGCAGCCTTCGACCTGCTGGACACCGGGGTGATCGCCGCCTGCATCATGCTCTCGGTCTGGGGCGCGGCGGGGTTCAGCTTCGCGGTCGCCCAGCAGGCCCGGCTGGTCGGCCTCGCGCCCGAGCAGAGCAGCACCGCGCTGTCCCTGCACGCCTCCTCGATGTATCTCGGCCAGGCTCTCGGCGCCCTCGTCGGCGCCCAGGTGCTGCGCGGCATGGACCTCTACGCGCTGCAGTGGTTCGCCCTCGCCGGCGCGCTGCTCACCCTGACGCTGTTCCTGATATCGCGGCGGCAGTGGCGCGGCCGCTGA